The following proteins are encoded in a genomic region of Lytechinus variegatus isolate NC3 chromosome 7, Lvar_3.0, whole genome shotgun sequence:
- the LOC121418174 gene encoding dehydrogenase/reductase SDR family member 7-like, with protein MALDTIYLVALCIAAVFILLSIRILYFIALILLVTLVICFFLSMVSDGDLTLMFFEVFGDKGENMNGRVVWITGASSGIGEELAYQLARKGAKVILSARRVNELERVHGNCVRFPGVREEDIWVLPMDATKYDTHRQLAESIVDRFGKIDILVNNSGRSQRALVQDCNIEVDQAILDLNLLGPISLCKVALPYMLENGHGQIINISSATGKMPAPLSTAYAASKHGMHGFFDTVRCELADKNIDVTMVCPGPVISHIVENALREDFTKPAVKPYDGKGMRSFRVLMTTERCAALILVAMANKLNEVWIARQPILIFYYIAQYMPGVLKWLSPSIARGRVKQYKLSQDE; from the exons ATGGCTCTTGACACCATCTACCTTGTAGCCCTGTGCATCGCAGCggtcttcatccttctatcaaTCCGCATCCTTTACTTCATCGCTCTGATTCTTCTGGTGACGCTAGtcatttgtttctttctctcgATGGTCTCCGATGGTGACCTCACTCTCATGTTCTTTGAAGTGTTCGGAGACAAAGGAG AGAATATGAATGGAAGAGTAGTTTGGATCACCGGAGCATCCAGTGGAATAGGAGAGGAACTTGCATATCAGCTTGCTAGAAAG GGCGCCAAAGTTATATTGTCCGCCCGTCGTGTGAATGAGCTGGAGAGAGTCCATGGCAACTGTGTCCGATTTCCAGGGGTGAGAGAGGAAGATATCTGGGTCTTACCGATGGATGCAACCAAGTATGATACTCATCGTCAGCTGGCTGAATCCATTGTTGATCGCTTTGGCAAG ATTGACATCCTGGTCAACAACAGTGGGCGGAGCCAACGTGCATTGGTCCAGGACTGCAACATCGAGGTGGACCAGGCCATCCTGGACCTGAACCTTCTGGGTCCGATCTCGCTGTGTAAAGTAGCCCTACCGTACATGCTAGAGAACGGTCACGGACAGATCATCAACATCAGTAGTGCCACCGGAAAAATGCCTGCCCCCCTCTCCACCGCCTACGCTGCCTCCAAGCATGGCATGCAT GGTTTCTTTGATACAGTAAGATGTGAGTTAGCTGATAAGAACATTGATGTGACCATGGTCTGCCCTGGGCCTGTCATCTCGCACATTGTAGAAAATGCGTTGAGAGAAGACTTTACAAAG CCTGCTGTAAAGCCTTACGACGGGAAGGGAATGCGCAGCTTCAGGGTTTTGATGACGACCGAACGATGTGCTGCCCTCattctggttgccatggcaaacAAACTCAACGAGGTCTGGATTGCGAGGCAACCTATTCTCATCTTTTACTACATCGCTCAGTATATGCCAGGTGTCCTAAAATG GCTAAGCCCATCCATTGCTCGTGGGAGAGTTAAACAGTACAAGCTTAGTCAG GATGAATGA